CCGAGCAGCGTCAAGCCGTCTTCCAGGGGCACACCGTCAAGCTCGAAGTCACTCCGATAGAGACTGGCTACATCGCGAACGGCAAGATTCAGCCAGGCCAGTCCGCCCGACAGCAAGAGCCAGGCCAGCAGGCCGGCGAGCAGACCGTAGAGCACGCCCACGTACAGAAACGGACGACGCACGAAGGCATCGGTTCCGCCCACCAGCTTGATCACCTGAATTTCTTCCCGGCGGCTCTCGATGGCCAGTCTGATGGTATTGGCCATGACCAGCAGCAAGGCGAGAATCAGCAACAGCGCGAGCCCCCCGGTGAAACGCTCGATCATGCCGAGAATGGCGCTGAGACGCTCTACCCATTCCAGATCGATCTGTACGGTATTGACGCCATCGAAGCCGGCCAGCCGGTCACGAAGCGGCGCGAGCGCCGCGGCGCCACCCTCGATGCTGTGCGGCGTGACCAGAATCACCGAGGGCAAGGGATTGTAGGCCAGCTGGTCGAGTGCATTTCCCAGCCCCGAATGCTGCTGGAATTCGGCCAGCGCCAGTTCCTTGTCGAGCAGCTGTGCACTGGCGACCTGGTCAAGCTCGCGAATCCGGTCACGCAGCGCCAGGGCCGGCTCGGCCATGACGTCGTCATCAAGGTAGACAGACAACTGCGCGGCCCGCTGCCAGTCGACACCCAGCCGCTCGACCTGATCGATCAGTACCGCAAGCCCCATCGGCAGCGCCAGCACGATGGTCATGACCAGTACCGTCAGCGCGCTGCTGAAGGGTTGCTGGCGGATCCGCGCCAGTGCCTGCCCGGCGCTGTCGCGGTGACTGCCCAGCCAACCTCGCAGCGGCTGCTTCCAGTCCTGCCCGGAACGCGCTGCGCCGGTGGGCCGGGCACGCTTCTCGGCCGGTTTGCGCTCAGGCTGGCGGGCGCTCATGGCTGGTCTCCGTCGCGCAGCAATCGACCCTCACCCAGGGTGAGCATGCGATGGTCCAGACGGGCTATCAGCGGCAGATCGTGGCTGGCGATGAGTACCGTGACGCCAACGCGATTAAAGTCCTCGAACAAGGCCATGATTTCAGCAGACAGCGCCGGATCCAGGTTCCCGGTCGGCTCGTCGGCCAACAACAGTGCCGGCTTGTGCACCACTGCACGGGCGATACCGACCCGCTGCTGCTCCCCACCCGATAGCGCGATGGGATGGACGTTTTCCTTGCTGAGCAAGCCAACCTTGTCCAGGGCTGCGCGCACCCGGCGTCCGATCTCGTCGCGCGGTGTTCCGTTGATGATCAGCGGCAGAGCGACGTTGTCGAACACCGTACGGTCGAACAGCAGCTGGTGGTTCTGAAAGACCACGCCAATCTGCCGGCGCAGGTAGGGGATGTCGTCACTGCCGAGCTGACGCAGGTCCTGACCACCGATGTGCACCTGGCCCGCAGTAGGACGCTCCATGCACATGATCAGCTTGAGCAGCGTACTCTTGCCGGCACCGGAGTGACCGGTGATGAACACCATCTCACCGGTGCGGATATGGAAGCTGAGGTTCTCCAGCCCCTTGTGCCCGTTCGGATAGCGCTTGCTGACCTGTTCGAAGCGAATCATCGATCAATCGCGCCCAAACAGAGCCTTGACGAATTCCGGGGCGGTGAACGGACGCAGATCATCGATCTGCTCCCCGACACCAATGTAGCGAATCGGCAGGCCGAACTGCTTGGCCAGGGCAAAGATCACGCCGCCCTTGGCAGTGCCGTCGAGCTTGGTCAGGACCAGGCCGGTCAGGCCGACGGCTTCGTTGAACAGCCGGGTCTGACTGATCGCGTTCTGACCGGTACCGGCGTCGAGCACCAGCAGCACCTCGTGTGGCGCCTCGGGATCGAGCTTGGCCATGACCCGCTTGACCTTTTTCAGCTCGTCCATGAGGTGGTCCTTGTTGTGCAGGCGGCCGGCGGTGTCGGCGATCAGCACATCCGCACCCCGGGACTTGGCGGCCTGGAGGGCATCGAACGTCACCGAGGCGGAATCGGCGCCGGTGTGCTGGGCAATCACCGGGATCCGGTTGCGCTCGCCCCACACCTGCAATTGTTCAACTGCCGCAGCGCGGAACGTATCGCCGGCTGCCAGCATGACCTGCTTGCCCTCGCCCTGCAGGCGCTTGGCCAACTTGCCGATGGTTGTGGTCTTGCCGACGCCGTTGACGCCCACTACCAGGATCACGAACGGCGTCTTGTCAGCCGGAATCTCCAACGGCCTGGCCACATTGGCCAGCAGCTTTTCCAGCTCGCGCTGCAGCGCTGCGTACAGCGCCTTGCGGTTGGACACTTCGCGGCGGCGGACGCTTTGCTGCAACGTCTCCATGATCATGGTGGCCGCCTCGATGCCCACATCGGCCATCAACAGGCGTGTCTCCATGTCCTCGAGGAGTTCGTTATCGATCTCCTTCTCGCCGAGGAACATGTTGGCCATGCCTTCGCCGAGATTCGCACTGGTCTTCGACAGACCGGCGCGCATGCGCGCAAGAAAGCCGCGGGGTTCGGCAGGCGGCGCTGGTGCTGCGTCGGGCTCGGCCTGGCCGAGATCGCCGAACAACGATTGGGCGACATCACGTGCCGCATCGGGTTGCGCTGCGGACGGCCGAACAACAGGCTCTGCAGCCGGAACGGTTGCCGGGTCGGTGACGGGTTGTACCGGCGCGCTGTCGGCAGCGTCGCGGGTGGATTCCGTCTCGGCCGTGGCAGGCCGGACCTCGGCCGGATCGTCCTGCGCCGGTGCAGCATCGTCCTGCCGCCGACGGCCCCAGCCAAACAGCCCGCGCTTGGGCTTCTGATCGCCGTCGTCCGCGCCACGGTTGGATTTGTCTTTGGAACCAAACATGAACAATCACTATCGATTCGGGGCGGCTGCGTTTGGCTGCCGCGTTGAAGGTTGGGTTATCCTACCCCACTTCCGCCGTCGGCGGTACGAAGTCGTTCCCAAGGATCCAAGCATGCTGCGGCCTATCTTGACGATTTTCCTCGCTTTTTTGGCACCGACCATGGCTGGTGCCAATACTGACCT
Above is a window of Halopseudomonas nanhaiensis DNA encoding:
- the ftsX gene encoding permease-like cell division protein FtsX is translated as MAARRRPAMSARQPERKPAEKRARPTGAARSGQDWKQPLRGWLGSHRDSAGQALARIRQQPFSSALTVLVMTIVLALPMGLAVLIDQVERLGVDWQRAAQLSVYLDDDVMAEPALALRDRIRELDQVASAQLLDKELALAEFQQHSGLGNALDQLAYNPLPSVILVTPHSIEGGAAALAPLRDRLAGFDGVNTVQIDLEWVERLSAILGMIERFTGGLALLLILALLLVMANTIRLAIESRREEIQVIKLVGGTDAFVRRPFLYVGVLYGLLAGLLAWLLLSGGLAWLNLAVRDVASLYRSDFELDGVPLEDGLTLLGGAMLLGLTGAWLAVGRHIRDIEPQ
- the ftsE gene encoding cell division ATP-binding protein FtsE, which encodes MIRFEQVSKRYPNGHKGLENLSFHIRTGEMVFITGHSGAGKSTLLKLIMCMERPTAGQVHIGGQDLRQLGSDDIPYLRRQIGVVFQNHQLLFDRTVFDNVALPLIINGTPRDEIGRRVRAALDKVGLLSKENVHPIALSGGEQQRVGIARAVVHKPALLLADEPTGNLDPALSAEIMALFEDFNRVGVTVLIASHDLPLIARLDHRMLTLGEGRLLRDGDQP
- the ftsY gene encoding signal recognition particle-docking protein FtsY produces the protein MFGSKDKSNRGADDGDQKPKRGLFGWGRRRQDDAAPAQDDPAEVRPATAETESTRDAADSAPVQPVTDPATVPAAEPVVRPSAAQPDAARDVAQSLFGDLGQAEPDAAPAPPAEPRGFLARMRAGLSKTSANLGEGMANMFLGEKEIDNELLEDMETRLLMADVGIEAATMIMETLQQSVRRREVSNRKALYAALQRELEKLLANVARPLEIPADKTPFVILVVGVNGVGKTTTIGKLAKRLQGEGKQVMLAAGDTFRAAAVEQLQVWGERNRIPVIAQHTGADSASVTFDALQAAKSRGADVLIADTAGRLHNKDHLMDELKKVKRVMAKLDPEAPHEVLLVLDAGTGQNAISQTRLFNEAVGLTGLVLTKLDGTAKGGVIFALAKQFGLPIRYIGVGEQIDDLRPFTAPEFVKALFGRD